In Brassica napus cultivar Da-Ae chromosome A3, Da-Ae, whole genome shotgun sequence, the sequence AGTTTCTTAAGACATTATTGCTGTGCATCAAAAGACATTCTTATGAAAGTAAacaaaagcaaataaaaaatacattcacCAGTCAGCATAACTTAACCTTCTCCTCCAGTTCACcttcttataatttttcaaGAGGACTTGAGATCATAAGGTAAAACAATGGAAACAACGATAAGACAAGGATTTCACAGCGTTTTTCAACTCTTGATCTTCAAGAATGTCTCTAGCATTGATTGGAACATCTGAACACAAGAACTCACATCACATTAGATTCAGAGTTTCAAACAAAGGATATccatatataattacaaaaatacatTGGAAACTGACTATATATTAACAGAAATCTTACGGCCAGTGAGCTAAACCCACACTGAGGAGATTCAGGGACTCCTTTCATGTAATTTAATAACAGAGTTCTCCTTCACATCATACAATCCAAATCGTGGTATGGAATTGAtaactttttattataataaaaatacaatttggTCGACACAAAAGGTGTGACAGGATCAAATTCTAAACTTATTGGCTGGAAATTAGAAGTCTCCGTCACAACGAAAGAAACAAAACTGAACCACAAAACATAAAGACTCAACAGAAACTCAAAAGACCAAACATGCGACATTATAGAAACAAGAGAAAGACACAATCATAGTTCTCTTGTTATTCTCACTTCCTCTGATACGTCTGATGAGTGGTATCAGTGGTCCGAGTAGTACCAGTAGTTGTGCCTGGAAAATGTTCCTTGTCATCTTCCTCGGTAGCCATCCCAAAAGTGTGCTTCACCGCATCAGCTGCACCCATAGCCATCTGCTTCACATGCTCACCAGTCTGGCTTAAGAACCCACCGGTCTTGTCTTTACCAGCTTCAGCAGTCTCTTTCGTATACTGAGCCGCGCCTTGAGCCGTCTCCTTTGTGTACTGAGCAGCGTCTTGAGCCTTGTGCTTTATGGCTTCTCCTGTCTCGGACATATAGCTCCCCGTCTTGTCCTTTGTCTCACGGGCTTTGTCTTGAGCCGTCTGAGCAGCTTGGGATGTCTTGCCTTTTGCTGATTGGGTCGTCTCGTCAGCCTTTTGCTGGGTCTTTTGGGCAGTTTGAGATGTCTTATCTTTTGCAGACTGTGCCGTCTCATGGGCCTTTTGTTGGGCTGTTTGGGCCGCTTGGGAAGTCTTGTTCTTGCTTTCCTCAGCCTTGTCCCTCATTGCTCCCATAGCTTGTCCTGTCTTCTCCTGTTATTACACAACCAAATCATTTAGAGCTTTTACATGTAAGGAGATTTAAATATGTACACATAGTGATTAGTgacaaaaatatgtttattacCTGAGTCTTGCCTCTAGTTTCACCAGCTTTGTAGCTTTGTTGGTTGGAGGCCATtttttccccttcaaatgtgtGAAATATGAAACGATAATTATATAAAGCTTTTTTTGAAAGTGTATGTTTCTGTGTAGAGAAACTGTGTGTATGGTCTCTCCAAACCATCGATACATTTGTAGTGTCTTGGTCGGTTCAAGAACGTGACACGTGTTAGCATAGAATATACGTGTATAGCTGCGTGGTGTGCTGAGAATTAAGCTGTTTAAATTAAGAATTTTGGGTGCTGCACTTTGTGAGTGTTAGTATGCGGTTTCTCGATCTTGTATGTGTTGTCCTCTGTGGTTGCGGCACGTCATGGTTAATAAAGATGGTTTTTACGTGGCAACACCATAGTTGTCGTTGTAGCAATCAAACATCACTTAGATTTAGATATAGTACAAATGTACAATCAAAACTGATTATACAAAGTATTCACCAAAAACGAGCAACTGCGAGGTTAGTCCTTGAACTACGTACTCACTTTGTtagcgaaaaaaaaaaaaaaactacgtaCTCACCACCACATATAATTAGCAGCCTTGCTAGATTTGTAACAATTAGCCAATGAAATGCATGCCACGTTGAATCAAATGATGATACAACGCAACTACCAACCAAGAACTATCTAATAaaagccctttttcaaaaaaaaaaaaaagaactatctAATAAAATCACCTAGTAAGGATCTAAAAGACAATGAATTTGATTCCCCTTGGAAAATATATACTCTCCTAGAAAAATGTTAAtctaacatttttaccaaaaaaaaaatgttaatctaACATTGATTCAGACTTTGCCATAAGAAAATGTATGGGGCTTTGGACTCAAAAATTtctaatcattaaaaaaatgataCGATGCAACTTGTAAAGTATATCAGTATCATTCACGTTTTTAAACGTTAGATATATTAACACAAAAAATTGAGAACAATATAAGGCCAAATCCAATGAGACATTAAAACACTAAATTTGGTGTAAGTTTATCTCTCATGACATTAAAAATTACACTATtccaccaaatttggtgtagagTAAATAGTGTtacatattttattgtattttatttaataatatagctcaattattattattaattagttcaAATTTGTAGCTAAACATAAATATActgtattatttgtatttttaattaattttacataattaaatattttattttattttcaagtaAGAAATCactaaataatagtattttatattattaaaaataaaatatcatagaacttcatattttatttttaatactataaatgtttaattagtattttataaaacataaaattgataaaataggctggataaattaaaatgcatattaaatttgaaataaacactgaaaacataaaataaatatacgaTTTTGTTATGTGcatttcataattaatagtttataatttttaatatttatatactacataaagtataatattgttaaatcaaaaatataaaaataaataaattatataaacgtAAAAATTACAAAAGTTTAACAAAGATAATATCCAAgtgtaatagataattatttatcaattataaataataaaaataataaattattaaaactaaaaaatataaaataatatataatattgtttttggATATTTGGTATCATGACAAAACACTAATTTTGATGTTATTTTAACACCAAATTTGATGTTATGTTTGGAGATGTCCTAAGTCGCGCACGAACAAAAATTAAGATGCGTAGTATTTGAATGGCACCAGTACATATGATAAAGATAATGGCAAAGAAGGAAGTACTTCAAGAATAATACCAAACACAAAAGAACCAGCACAAACTATCCCATCTATTATTTCTCAACCCACTAATATTCTCCGTAGGCCAGTACAAATTTAAATACTTTCCCTGTTTATACTGTTAGacttttaaaaaactttattgTGTGATCTTACAACCATTCTTATATAATGGTTATCAACagattttatggtttatatatatTCACCTAATTATTTTTCAGTTATTCTTACACGCATAGTAAACATGTGTGTTTTATCAGactattttacaaataaaattacCGACTAATCGataggggtgggcaaaaaaaccgaaccgaaccgatcgaATCGAACCGACTGAACCAAAACCGAttcgaaccaaaccaaagtccATTTCAAATTTTTCAGTTGAGATTTTTCTAACCTGAACGGTTCAGTTCAGTTTggtttaaaccgaaccgaaccgataaacCGAAGtgtttttatagttatttaaattaaaaatattagtaatatcaAGATATTAAAATCCTAATATTAAGCCCACGTAATTTCCTTTTGCACGAAGGAAATcctaatataatttgatttccATGACACTTCGTCTaacttttgtaatattcgtCATTAAGCCCACATAATTTCcatgttaatttttttcaatagtGTATacttttaaaccctaaaattaaaaccaaagcCAAGTCTAATTAAATTGAATTTAATTTACATACTTAATTTTTGATTATGTCCAACGCGATTATTTCATGACAACCATACATGTATGTATTAAAACATGATTTCTTGTACAATAAATAAACTAAGAGAAATCCGattaaaccgaactgaaccgaaatATAAACCGAATCGAATACAAGCCAAACcaaatataaaccgaaccgaacataACTGAACCGaaatcgatccaaaccaaactaactatgATTTACTTCAGCTGGAAAAATTCTAGAACCGAACcaactaaaccgaaccgaactcgaaccgaaccgataaaaTAACCGAAGTGTCCACCCCTACTAATCGAGACGACATCTTATATTTACACTTTGACTAGTTAATAATACTCATGCAAAATGTATTGTATCTAAAACGTAAACGTAGGGACAAATAAAGAATATAATGCAAGAGGTAGCCGTAAAACCATCTCAAATGActtactttattttttactctaaaatagagtaattttataatagagtttcaGTTTGCTCCAATGGTATCCTATTTTatagtagaaaatagagtgatgaacaaaaaaaaaacaaattactcaatatttggagtaaacctatttttcactctGTTATAAAATGAGAAATAAAGTACCATTAGaacatttttttactttaaactctattttagagtaaaaaatagagtgaagttggagatgctctaactgCTGAGATCTACTTGATCACAAACGGAGGCTTGAGTCAATATACCACCACAGGGAGCCATCACACTTACATGACTTAAGGTGACTCATATTAGCCGTGGTATCCATTctttgtaaatttttatattttctttctaaGATTCTATTGAATGAAACCTTTTAAGTTTTGTTCAGATAATTTATGAGCGTTTGAGACCATAGAAGAAATGTTTTACTATGAGttgttaatttaaaaaacaaatgttagtattgtaaattagaaaaataaaagttgaAATGAAAGAGGCTGAGAGGTGATGCATGGATGGGAGTCCCGAAGAGAATCGAATCATCTCAGTTCCTTTTTTTGTTACCCACTTTACTCTTCTCCAAGAGAATGGACTCCAGATATTAGCAGTTCCCCTTCTTTCTATCTGGTTaattataatacaaaattaatttatatttgaaagattgtCATTTTCCATTTGTTTTagttagtttataaaatatgaGAACAAACAGCGAGGGGAATAAAGGAAAATTAAAGTGATAAATAAAGGAAAAGATGGTCAAAACGAAAACATCGAAGAATTATTCCATCACCATCACCCAAATTTATCTTTATTGAAATTCTCTATTTTGCTTCATCCCTTTTGATTTTCcctttatcttttcttttcccctctttttatgttttcttgacCCATAATTATGTTATATTGTATGAACAATTATTTGACCCACGCTTTTTACACATTTTTGTTACTCATACCATTTTCAACTTGATCGTATGAAAAATGCTCTTGAAAATGCTGGGAGAGAAAAACTCTGTTTGTCAAcattttttatgatttatatcTACAATTTATCATGAAAGATCAGATGTtagttaagaatttttttttaatatcaacaTTTTTTTACCTTGTTACTTCACTAGCTAGTGGTTATGGAAGTTCACAGATTTTGTTACGTTGCCGCTAAGCAAAGGAGAAtttgtattataaaatttaataaatagaaaaagatGCACAAAAGAGTGAATATTCAAAATTCAAAgtaatatagatttatattcGTGTCTTGGATGTCGATTCAGTTGCCTCCTTAAAGTATAAGTGAAAGAGACTTACCATAATATAATTGAGAGATTAATCCACTTTTTTCTATATCAACTAAAAGCTAATACCACGTACAAGCTACCGAATCGATTCTCTATTCAATAGCATCTCTTTATAGTTATAGATATGTACTCCTTTATCTCTGATATCATTGAGCATTTTGTTCTAACTGAGACCCTTGAATTTGATACCTAGTTATTATTACAATCCACTCACATGGTCTATGTGACCATATATATCAAGAAATATATGTATGTAAATATATCTAGCTTATATATATAGCATGCAAGTTAGTCTATCAAAAATGTAGAGTTCTTTGTAATAGTACTTTTACATCAGTAAAATAAATATGGGAAACGAATATAACGATATAGGTCATTCTAATAATTGCAtcttataatttcaaatagttGCATAATCAAACGAATGTCTGTTGCGCGACATAAATAGTCCTATAAAAGTTTGGATACCACATAAATATGGTTGTCGGCAACTATTTATCAGTTTCCTTCGCTATGCGTTAATATTGTCCAAAGTATGTTAACAAGTTTCATGATAGAGTAAACTCATTACTATAATACTATgtcaaaaacatgaaaatatattagtatgttTAGATctttttttcgtcttttgtatatatttgtagcttatttttagtttatatattgaaatctatattttattgtaaattttagtACTCTTGTCAAcattaaagtgtataataataaaaaaacttgttaTAGGTAACCAACGTCCTCTAGCTAGCTAGTAGCTACCTAGATTAAATACATTTGTTCATAGGTAACTAAATATGATCTTCCTTGGCGTTGAAGCATATAATCATTAGTTTATAACATATCTAGTTATGAATTGCATTTTAAACAGAGGGTCCAAAAAGGTACAAGTCAAAGAACTTTTGTGTAGAGGAAGAGGTTAACAAGATCTCTTTGTTTAGTTGGGTGTGGGCTCCTTGCGTTGTTTGTTGGCTTCTTGTCACTCTTAATTTACTTAAagttagtttacaaaaaaatttacttaaaaTTACATTATGCTTTGACCCAAGATTCTTACCAAAgtacttttattttatgattttttgttcaaatattttatgatttattaatatctataaattcaaACTAATACTAAATTTTAGAACTATTATATGGAAAATGAAGTGaccaatatatatagagaactgacaaaaaaacatatctAGTGAACATCAATTTGTTGAGTTTCTCTTTGACTATATATAGTCAAATTAATTTGCacaaatacataatatatggcatatttctaaatttgtaaattCTTAATTTATCATAACAACAAAATTTTAGTTTCTCAATATGAACTCCTTTgtaaacaaattaattaaactGCATTTATATGTAGTTAAGATATCTCCAACTCCactctaatttttatttattccaatggtattttattttttactctataataaagtaaaaaataggtttactttatatatagagtaagttgtttattttttgttcatttctttatttttcattctaaacTAGAATGCCAAAGCAATATAACCTaactatattatagagttattctactttagagtgaaaaatataaCCATTAGAGATAGTCTTGCTATAAATCTGATATATACAACAAACACTCAAAACCATGGCCAAGaaattatcaataatttaaattcaAGGCTTCTGAATATCAGCTGGAGTTTTTTTTActtaacttatttatatattttctctcttcttttgcGAAAGTTTACAATTGAGgtgaagaaaacgaaaaaaaaaaaaacaattattaattaattaattatttttatttttaaagaagaCACCAGTTGATATTCTGTGGTCTATTTAAGCACATCCTCTTCACTTCACCCTCTCAAAACCTCGTGTCTTGTTTCCTCTCACTAGACACAGAATCACATCGCTTCAAGATTCAACAAGGTCAGTCtctttctcttaatttttataatttcgtAGCTATTTGATCAAACTAGATATTGATTTcagaaatatatatagttaagcCACACAATAAGATAATTAATCTTCAAAACTATTTGATTCGTTTGTCCTTTTAATGAAAGAGAAAGATCAATACAttatttagaccaaaaaaaagttcaaattca encodes:
- the LOC106439419 gene encoding late embryogenesis abundant protein 29-like — its product is MASNQQSYKAGETRGKTQEKTGQAMGAMRDKAEESKNKTSQAAQTAQQKAHETAQSAKDKTSQTAQKTQQKADETTQSAKGKTSQAAQTAQDKARETKDKTGSYMSETGEAIKHKAQDAAQYTKETAQGAAQYTKETAEAGKDKTGGFLSQTGEHVKQMAMGAADAVKHTFGMATEEDDKEHFPGTTTGTTRTTDTTHQTYQRK